In Dysidea avara chromosome 3, odDysAvar1.4, whole genome shotgun sequence, a single window of DNA contains:
- the LOC136249257 gene encoding protein NLRC5-like produces the protein MTEENSSSEPPTYPALTQLFKEVADWKLVAAYLLNDETGSKTKEIENTYRGNVVDCRLEMIRLYLKGGDVSWQSVLSALRKAGYKNLADEHEKVLEKSSVASLTMKGVTLVEGAVVIDQIKNKDDAPTTRDLNRYVVKKYATDWKDVGIELQLDFDVLKTVEENYWKFEDRFQETLHKWLKLTPNATWKTLEVALTNVRRQQLGLDPVDYLCNDPSIKRCGTSVDNQSENAEIPSTISDLGYYYRELYKTKRYNSATSDWPPNQIKQYVSITVTHYKNGRTQEELMEIDRRHEEGAFAIDDMAAAEPEPKRPRLGNCKVTKSLSDMFTTGSVEQSEDSSPPLYVLIEGAPGIGKTMLAKEIAYCWANGKLLEKVTVLFLLVLRNPELWKVRTVSDLVKFLTNNGTFVDVNIADCTRMLLYSKQFQIVFVLDGLDEYPHEENPFILKLVKDKLFPKAVMICTSRPTVSLDLHGHVDRRIEILGFAKEERDKYIAMSLSDSPDKNTKLQKFLKDNPMIDDLCFIPLHMSILMYLFQQGTLPETLTELNELFSIHSIYRSLKKTHRQSTSNIGSKLRDLSEKDYIVVCKLCKLAYEGMITHRLIFTSDKIKEICPETSHIPDGYGLLKAVAHYSIFGAGETTSFSFLHFTMQEFLAAYHVATLSSDEQFCLLQETFWNGFFHYMWVMYVGITGVNSEAFSRFRTAHIDLARDKIKWLHLFQCYTEAKSKNIPEVVFSFFRDGDISFSNASFFPHDFLSIISFLSKSNIQCKALQFSYCHVVRRDLMNVLKQFIIKNKDKMSTLEYIYLDCNRSNSSPWVVFCTAIKHCLVTNLMLFGGFRLSGIVQFASELMDGLQQNTTMKSLTLCSIEVKELEVIKDVLVKTKCSVIKLNISARPISFREIGVNKTVLISTAVNCSNDRVLAINNLLCEKVTTSKVTISTANLELSNQILTNYEVGCIAFVLQDNQTVESLDVSCNDITMSDEGIFFIRDYLNKSRIKKLNISSNVISSKSISEIILVDSSLLKLDISCIPIGDYGGVEIISSAVSHNKTLKELNMSHCSLGYVGAGLIAPALSKNSSLQKLDISANEISDDGAIAVCKCLIDNSSLHDLNMSFNKIATSGTEEMAKAIRDGTKFSKLNISGNHITNEGLVEFLRIIQSNSALKTLFVQLNNVTKSGLLEIENCIKRLNISLEIHASWNDVDTDHRIAVIVTSYYSFNMLHPYLEIADISGDTTLTWPLVFLTDANYACELLGTCLKENNTLKELYLHHIKVTSEGAKNIAEFLEVNETLQKLHISYRFIDDDGAIVIGNSLKSNNTLQELSMAKNSLSPEGMKKFMNAIKLNTGLQKLNLSDGFLIPSLDAMNSVGDYLHANTSLKELNLSSNQITIGLSEIMKGLHTNSVLQKLIISNCYFDDMGAIICTFLKHNKTLVELDVSNCNIYKTDVREITEGLKVNKTLQSLNISRSRLCDGITYFCECLQINFTLKKLNLSDSEIYTEGTLIGTGIIQFSKSLQQLNISKSNITNEAMQTICNYLGSNNTLLKFHMSSCGITSDAVKQMAAVIRINSTLKKLDISCNQLGDVGVINIADSLKHNKTIQKLNLSVTRMSSLGAAQIAEALYVNTTLQKLDVSHNMLESDGIAAIAECLKKNCTLQKLNVSSCNITVITVNMFAEAIKVNKGLCALNLSLNESFDNAFKFNMTVLDAMYFNTSIINLGLPVCYKHAAEIRDKIKTVNKERCEQGMNALCTSADEEYALDHYRKKETSCVKLSYI, from the exons GTGTAACACTAGTGGAGGGTGCAGTAGTGATTGATCAGATTAAAAATA AGGATGATGCTCCAACAACGAGAGACCTCAACAGATATGTTGTCAAGAAATATGCCACTGATTGGAAAGATGTAGGCATAGAGTTGCAATTAGATTTTGATGTGCTTAAAACTGTTGAAGAAAATTATTGGAAATTTGAGGATCGTTTTCAAGAAACTCTGCACAAATGGTTGAAGTTAACTCCTAATGCTACATGGAAAACACTGGAGGTTGCTCTTACTAATGTGAGAAGACAGCAACTTGGCCTTGATCCAGTTGATTATCTGTGTAATG ATCCTAGCATAAAGCGTTGTGGCACCTCTGTTGATAACCAGTCAGAGAATGCAG aaatACCATCAACAATTAGTGATCTGGGATATTACTATCGTGAGTTATACAAAACAAAAAGGTATAATTCTGCTACATCTGATTGGCCTCCTAATCAAATAAAACAGTATGTCAGCATAACTGTAACACACTATAAAAATGGACGGACACAGGAAGAACTTATGGAAATAGACAGACGTCATGAAGAAGGTGCTTTTGCAATAGATGACATGGCAGCAGCCGAGCCTGAGCCTAAAAGACCAAGGCTTGGTAATTGCAAAGTAACTAAAAGTCTCAGTGATATGTTTACAACAGGTTCTGTTGAGCAAAGTGAAGATAGTTCACCACCACTGTATGTTCTAATAGAAGGTGCCCCAGGTATAGGCAAAACCATGCTTGCTAAGGAAATTGCATATTGTTGGGCTAATGGTAAATTATTAGAAAAAGTCACCGTCTTGTTTTTGCTGGTCCTTCGTAATCCAGAGTTATGGAAAGTCAGGACAGTGAGTGATCTGGTGAAGTTCTTAACAAATAATGGTACTTTTGTTGATGTTAATATAGCTGATTGTACTCGGATGCTATTGTATTCTAAACAATTCCAAATAGTATTTGTGCTCGATGGATTAGATGAGTACCCACATGAAGAAAACCCATTCATTCTTAAACTTGTCAAAGATAAATTATTTCCCAAGGCAGTAATGATTTGCACATCACGACCAACCGTATCACTTGATTTACATGGCCATGTTGATAGAAGAATCGAGATTCTTGGGTTTGCAAAGGAAGAAAGGGATAAGTACATTGCGAtgtcactctcagattcacctgaTAAAAACACCAAACTTCAAAAGTTCCTTAAGGACAACCCCATGATTGATGATCTCTGTTTCATTCCTCTACATATGTCCATTCTTATGTACCTTTTCCAGCAAGGCACATTACCAGAAACATTAACCGAATTGAATGAACTGTTTTCCATTCACTCTATATACAGGAGCTTGAAAAAGACACATAGACAGAGTACATCTAACATAGGGAGCAAGTTAAGAGATCTATCTGAGAAAGATTACATTGTAGTATGTAAACTATGTAAGCTGGCTTATGAGGGTATGATAACTCATCGATTAATATTTACCTCAGATAAAATAAAGGAAATATGTCCTGAAACTTCTCACATTCCAGATGGTTATGGTTTATTGAAAGCTGTAGCACACTATTCTATATTTGGAGCTGGTGAAACAACTTCCTTCAGCTTTCTGCATTTTACTATGCAGGAATTTTTAGCTGCTTATCATGTAGCAACTCTTTCCAGTGATGAGCAATTCTGTTTGTTGCAAGAGACATTTTGGAATGGCTTCTTCCACTATATGTGGGTTATGTATGTAGGAATAACTGGTGTAAATTCTGAGGCATTCTCACGTTTTAGGACAGCACACATTGATCTTGCACGAGATAAAATTAAATGGTTGCATTTATTTCAGTGTTACACAGAGGCAAAGAGCAAAAACATTCCAGAAGTAGTATTTTCTTTTTTCAGAGATGGTGACATTAGTTTTAGCAATGCTTCATTTTTTCCACACGACTTTTTATCAATAATTTCTTTCCTGTCCAAATCTAACATACAGTGTAAAGCATTACAATTTAGTTATTGTCATGTAGTTAGAAGGGATCTGATGAATGTGTTGAAACAATTTATTATCAAAAACAAAGACAAAATGTCAACTTTAGAGTACATATATCTTGACTGTAACCGTTCTAATTCATCTCCATGGGTTGTATTTTGTACTGCTATTAAACACTGTTTAGTAACTAACTTAATGCTGTTTGGAGGATTCCGTTTAAGTGGCATAGTGCAATTTGCTAGTGAACTTATGGATGGTCtacaacaaaacacaacaaTGAAGTCTCTGACATTATGTAGCATTGAAGTGAAAGAGTTGGAAGTAATTAAGGATGTACTGGTTAAAACCAAATGCTCAGTAATCAAGCTCAATATCTCTGCCAGACCAATCAGTTTTAGGGAAATTGGTGTCAATAAAACTGTGCTAATTAGCACTGCAGTGAACTGTAGTAATGATAGAGTACTAGCTATAAACAATCTGTTATGTGAAAAAGTAACTACTAGTAAAGTAACGATCAGCACAGCCAATTTAGAACTTAGTAACCAAATACTGACAAACTATGAAGTAGGTTGTATAGCCTTTGTATTGCAGGATAATCAAACAGTGGAATCACTAGATGTTTCATGCAATGATATAACTATGAGTGATGAAGGAATCTTCTTTATTCGTGACTACCTGAATAAAAGTCGAATAAAAAAACTAAATATATCCAGTAATGTTATCTCAAGCAAGTCAATTAGTGAAATCATTTTAGTTGATTCCTCATTGTTGAAGTTAGATATTTCATGTATTCCCATAGGTGATTATGGAGGAGTAGAAATAATCAGCAGTGCAGTTTCACATAATAAAACACTAAAAGAACTGAACATGTCACATTGTTCACTTGGTTATGTTGGAGCAGGTTTAATTGCTCCAGCTTtaagcaagaattcatcatTGCAAAAACTTGATATTTCTGCTAATGAAATATCTGATGATGGTGCAATAGCTGTATGTAAATGTCTGATAGACAATTCTAGTCTACATGACTTAAATATGTCATTTAATAAAATTGCTACCAGCGGAACTGAAGAAATGGCTAAGGCAATCAGGGACGGAACTAAATTTTCCAAACTCAATATTAGTGGTAATCACATTACTAATGAAGGACTGGTAGAGTTTCTAAGAATAATTCAATCAAATTCTGCTTTAAAAACTCTATTTGTTCAGTTGAACAATGTCACAAAGTCTGGATTGCTTGAAATAGAAAATTGCATTAAACGACTCAATATATCACTAGAAATTCATGCTTCCTGGAATGATGTAGATACTGATCATAGGATAGCTGTCATTGTGACTAGCTATTACTCTTTTAATATGCTGCATCCATATTTAGAGATAGCAGACATCTCGGGTGATACAACCTTAACATGGCCACTTGTATTTTTAACGGATGCTAATTATGCTTGTGAACTTCTTGGCACATGTCTTAAAGAAAATAATACTTTAAAAGAACTTTACTTGCATCACATTAAAGTCACTTCTGAAGGAGCAAAGAATATTGCTGAATTCCTTGAAGTTAATGAAACGCTACAAAAACTTCACATTTCTTACAGATTCATTGATGATGATGGAGCAATAGTTATTGGTAACAGTTTAAAGAGTAACAATACTTTGCAAGAGTTAAGCATGGCAAAAAATTCACTTAGTCCTGAGGGAATGAAGAAGTTCATGAATGCTATTAAACTAAACACTGGACTTCAAAAACTTAATCTCTCTGACGGGTTTTTGATTCCCTCTTTGGATGCAATGAATTCCGTTGGTGATTATCTTCATGCTAACACCTCCCTAAAAGAGCTCAATTTGTCATCAAATCAGATTACTATTGGATTAAGCGAAATAATGAAAGGATTGCATACAAACAGTGTCTTACAAAAGTTGATAATTTCTAATTGTTATTTTGATGACATGGGAGCTATCATTTGTACATTTTTGAAGCATAACAAAACACTTGTAGAGCTTGATGTGTCAAATTGTAACATTTATAAAACAGATGTGAGGGAAATTACTGAAGGGCTTAAAGTTAACAAGACTTTACAGAGCCTAAATATTTCACGTAGTAGGTTGTGTGATGGGATAACATACTTTTGTGAATGTCTTCAAATTAATTTTACGTTAAAGAAACTGAATTTGTCTGATTCTGAAATATATACTGAAGGTACACTAATTGGTACTGGGATCATACAATTCAGCAAATCTCTACAGCAGCTAAACATTTCAAAGAGTAATATTACTAACGAAGCAATGCAAACCATCTGTAATTATCTTGGAAGCAATAATACCCTACTAAAGTTTCACATGTCAAGTTGTGGTATCACCAGTGATGCAGTAAAGCAGATGGCTGCAGTTATAAGAATAAACTCAACACTAAAAAAATTGGATATTTCTTGTAATCAGTTAGGTGATGTCGGAGTAATAAACATTGCTGATAGCCTTAAACACAACAAAACCATACAAAAGCTTAATTTGTCAGTAACCCGTATGTCTAGTTTGGGGGCAGCACAAATTGCAGAAGCCCTTTACGTGAATACAACATTGCAAAAACTAGACGTGTCACATAACATGTTGGAAAGTGATGGAATAGCAGCCATTGCTGAATGTCTTAAGAAAAACTGTACATTGCAAAAGCTCAATGTGTCTTCTTGTAATATCACTGTTATAACAGTAAACATGTTTGCTGAAGCAATTAAAGTGAACAAGGGCCTCTGTGCATTGAATCTTTCTTTAAATGAATCTTTTGATAATGCATTTAAATTCAACATGACTGTACTGGATGCAATGTATTTCAATACATCTATTATTAACCTGGGGTTACCCGTTTGCTACAAACATGCAGCAGAAATAAGAGATAAAATAAAGACAGTGAACAAAGAGAGATGTGAACAAGGCATGAATGCATTATGTACCAGTGCTGATGAAGAATATGCATTGGATCATTACCGCAAAAAAGAAACAAGTTGTGTTAAACTTTCATATATTTGA
- the LOC136248303 gene encoding zinc finger BED domain-containing protein 4-like, with amino-acid sequence MADSRQKRSPIWKHYVVCEEDNSKARCILCNKMYQWVAGSKQKSYNTTNLRKHLGQYHKDTYKELLEVEEREASRKRSREDKLQPKIDETLDALNPSSQCFVAITRTVAGMIATDFYPFFIVEDEGFRHLLRVLDRWYELPSRKYFSERVIPPQMYSELREKVSIILKPAVFLALTTDSWTSWAGDCYLSITAHFIDDHYMRQLVVLDTFPLCERHTAQNLLNNILTILESWEIEKKRITCFVRDNAANITATVREGGFAHIGCVDHLLQLAINDGLKQETVTGLLKIALCVVGHFHRSPAARQLLKIIQAQLQLPEHQLSQEWNIVNQLVLLLHPFEEFSHEFEREDATVGLIILGIRMLLKYLGKPVATEESSVITNVHREISLSLETQFSGIEAWDLYSMATILDPRFKMKGFSSATFAEMAKSKVLDKAKEIVSPSDGTTSSSVKQETLSVSSKKKKQSILWEEFDKDDLGCPVVLSQGERELEQYLGISRLPHSEDPVKFGDLMEHIILFCHLSLEEY; translated from the exons ATGGCTGACTCACGTCAGAAGAGAAGTCCTATCTGGAAACATTATGTAGTGTGCGAAGAGGACAATTCAAAAGCAAGGTGTATATTGTGTAACAAAATGTATCAATGGGTGGCAGGCAGTAAGCAAAAATCATATAACACTACTAATTTGCGGAAACATTTGGGACAATACCACAAGGACACATACAAAGAACTACTTGAAGTCGAAGAACGAGAAGCATCACGTAAAAGGTCAAGAGAAGACAAACTACAACCAAAAATTGATGAAACGCTCGATGCACTTAATCCTAGTAGTCAGTGTTTCGTTGCCATCACAAGAACAGTTGCTGGCATGATAGCAACCGACTTCTATCCCTTTTTCATTGTGGAAGACGAAGGATTTAGACATCTTTTACGAGTTTTAGATAGGTGGTATGAACTGCCTAGTCGGAAATACTTTTCGGAGAGAGTCATACCACCACAAATGTATAGTGAGCTAAGAGAGAAAGTTAGTATCATTTTAAAGCCTGCCGTCTTTTTAGCTCTCACCACAGATAGCTGGACATCCTGGGCTGGTGATTGTTACCTTAGCATCACTGCTCATTTCATTGATGATCACTACATGCGACAGTTAGTTGTGCTTGATACTTTCCCTTTGTGTGAAAGGCATACTGCTCAAAATTTATTGAACAACATTCTCACTATTTTGGAAAGTTGGGAAATAGAAAAGAAGAGGATTACTTGTTTTGTGCGAGACAATGCAGCAAACATTACAGCTACGGTTAGAGAAGGAGGCTTTGCCCACATTGGGTGTGTAGATCACTTATTACAATTAGCTATTAATGATGGTCTGAAACAGGAAACTGTCACAGGGCTTTTAAAAATTGCACTATGTGTTGTGGGGCACTTTCATCGATCACCAGCAGCTCGTCAATTACTCAAAATTATTCAAGCACAACTACAGTTACCTGAGCATCAGTTATCTCAGGAA TGGAACATTGTGAATCAATTAGTACTGTTACTGCATCCATTTGAAGAATTCTCTCATGAATTTGAACGAGAAGATGCCACTGTTGGCCTTATTATTCTAGGTATTAGGATGCTTTTAAAGTATCTTGGCAAGCCAGTAGCAACTGAGGAGAGCTCAGTTATCACAAATGTTCACAGGGAAATTTCATTGTCTTTAGAAACCCAATTTTCTGGCATAGAAGCATGGGATCTTTATAGTATGGCAACTATTCTGGACCCACGATTTAAAATGAAAGGTTTTTCATCAGCTACATTTGCAGAGATGGCCAAGTCTAAAGTTTTAGATAAAGCAAAAGAAATTGTTAGCCCATCAGATGGAACCACTAGCTCTAGTGTAAAGCAAGAAACGCTATCAGTCAGCAGCAAGAAGAAAAAACAATCTATTCTATGGGAAGAATTTGACAAAGATGATCTGGGTTGTCCTGTTGTACTTTCACAAGGTGAAAGAGAATTAGAACAGTACCTAGGAATTTCCCGTCTTCCACATTCTGAGGACCCAGTTAAATTCGGAGATCTCATGGAACACATTATCCTCTTCTGTCACCTCTCTCTAGAAGAGTACTAG